Proteins encoded in a region of the Salminus brasiliensis chromosome 2, fSalBra1.hap2, whole genome shotgun sequence genome:
- the cdkn1cb gene encoding cyclin-dependent kinase inhibitor 1: MSTVQLPSSGVLGPPASSSSSSSRTFPLIRRDTVPRSRVCRSLFGPVDHDELNREMKAKLREISERDQKRWNFNFGTGQPLPGEYEWEEAPGETSPAFYQECVRAGRSRAVGGSQKPAPLPKEEDSVSCSRDSRVFPENVTENQSSGSGGSGKLTCKTVRRKRPSPLTTTRITDFYVKRRSSDGVKQRERSSRKPFPSVAEEQTPRKQIR; the protein is encoded by the exons ATGTCCACGGTTCAGCTTCCCAGCAGCGGCGTTTTAGGGCCACCggcctcctcttcttcctcctcctccaggaCCTTCCCCCTGATCCGCAGGGACACCGTGCCGCGCTCCAGAGTCTGCCGGAGCCTTTTCGGACCGGTTGACCACGACGAACTGAACCGAGAAATGAAGGCCAAGCTTCGCGAGATCTCCGAGCGGGACCAGAAGCGCTGGAACTTCAACTTCGGCACCGGACAGCCGCTGCCCGGGGAGTACGAGTGGGAGGAAGCGCCCGGAGAAACATCGCCAGCTTTCTACCAGGAGTGTGTGCGAGCAGGGAGGAGCAGGGCGGTGGGAGGGAGCCAGAAACCCGCACCGCTGCCCAAAGAGGAGGATAGTGTGAGCTGCAGCAGAGACAGCCGTGTCTTCCCTGAAAATGTGACTGAAAACCAGAGCTCGGGCAGCGGCGGCTCGGGGAAGCTGACCTGCAAAACGGTGCGGAGGAAGAGACCCTCACCGCTCACCACAACCCGCATTACAG ACTTCTACGTCAAACGGAGGAGCAGCGACGGGGTGAAGCAGCGCGAGAGAAGCAGCCGAAAGCCCTTCCCTTCAGTCGCCGAGGAGCAAACGCCACGAAAGCAAATTCGGTGA